A genomic region of Trifolium pratense cultivar HEN17-A07 linkage group LG3, ARS_RC_1.1, whole genome shotgun sequence contains the following coding sequences:
- the LOC123913071 gene encoding beta-galactosidase 13-like produces the protein MWPDILEKARHGGINLIQTYVFWNAHEAEKGKLVWEDRYDIVKFIKLVHEKGMYVTLRVGPFIQAEWNHGGLPYWLREVPDIIFRSNNEPFKKHMKEYVSTVIDKMSKEKLFAPQGGPIILAQIENEYNHIQLAYEADGDNYVQWAAKMAISLNVGVPWVMCKQKDAPDPVINACNGRHCGDTFTGPNKPYKPAIWTENWTAQYRVFGDPPSQRSAEDIAFSVARFFSKNGSLVNYYMYHGGTNFGRTSSAFTTTRYYDEAPLDEFGLQRDPKWSHLRDAHKAVNLCKKALLSGEPTTQKLSQFHEIITFEKHGGGGNVCAAFITNNHTKTPKTIQFRGTNYYLPPRSISVLPDCKTVVFNTQNIASQHNSRNFEKSKTANNFKWEVFHEPIPTAAELPAKQKLPAELYSLLKDTTDYGWYTTSVELGPEDLPKKNDVSPVLRILSLGHSLLAFVNGQFIGSNHGSHEEKGFEFQKPVSFKVGVNQIAILGCLVGLPDSGAYMEHRYAGPKTITILGLNSGKIDLTINGWGTQIGLKGEKLSIFTEEGSKKVEWKDLKGPPSTLSWYKTNFDTPEGREPVAIGMDGMGKGMVWINGQSIGRHWLSYLSPLGKPTQSEYHIPRSFLKPRGNNLLVILEEEAVIPDKVAILNVNRDTVCSIITENHPPNIKEFSSKKKELKPTSANLIPEAIIKCPNKKTILAVEFASFGDPTGFCGGFIMGKCHAPATKKIVEQQCLGKEGCAVPMTKASFTGGNDGCPDVMKTLAIQVKCGYKN, from the exons ATGTGGCCGGATATTCTTGAAAAGGCAAGACATGGAGGAATAAACTTAATCCAAACGTACGTGTTTTGGAACGCTCATGAGGCTGAAAAAGGCAAG TTAGTTTGGGAAGACAGATATGACATTGTAAAGTTCATTAAACTCGTACACGAGAAAGGAATGTATGTTACCCTTAGAGTTGGTCCTTTCATCCAAGCTGAATGGAATCACGGAGGACTTCCATATTGGCTAAGAGAGGTTCCTGACATCATTTTCCGATCTAACAACGAACCTTTCAAG aAACACATGAAAGAATATGTATCAACTGTTATTGATAAAATGAGTAAAGAAAAACTCTTTGCTCCACAAGGAGGCCCTATCATCTTAGCACAG ATTGAGAATGAGTATAACCATATCCAACTTGCTTATGAAGCTGATGGAGATAACTATGTTCAATGGGCTGCAAAAATGGCAATTTCACTAAATGTTGGAGTTCCATGGGTCATGTGCAAGCAAAAGGATGCTCCTGATCCCGTG ATTAATGCATGCAATGGAAGGCATTGTGGTGATACATTCACAGGTCCAAACAAACCATACAAACCAGCCATATGGACTGAAAACTGGACTGCTCA GTATAGAGTATTTGGAGATCCACCATCTCAAAGATCTGCAGAAGACATTGCCTTCTCCGTTGCTCGCTTCTTCTCTAAGAATGGATCTTTAGTCAACTACTATATG TATCATGGTGGAACAAATTTTGGTAGAACAAGCTCTGCCTTTACAACAACCCGCTATTACGATGAAGCTCCTCTTGATGAGTTTGGTTTGCAGAGAGATCCAAAATGGAGTCACTTGAGAGATGCACACAAAGCTGTGAACCTGTGTAAAAAGGCTCTACTCAGTGGTGAACCTACCACACAGAAACTTAGCCAGTTTCATGAG ATTATAACCTTTGAAAAGCATGGAGGTGGAGGTAATGTATGTGCTGCTTTCATCACTAACAACCACACCAAAACACCAAAAACAATACAATTCAGAGGTACAAACTATTATTTGCCACCACGTTCGATCAGCGTTCTTCCTGATTGCAAGACTGTGGTCTTCAACACACAAAAT ATTGCTTCACAACACAATTCAAGAAACTTCGAGAAGTCAAAGACTGCAAATAATTTCAAGTGGGAGGTGTTTCATGAGCCAATTCCAACTGCTGCGGAATTGCCAGCCAAACAAAAACTTCCTGCAGAACTTTACAGCTTGCTTAAGGACACCACTGATTATGGATGGTACACCACAAG TGTGGAGTTGGGTCCAGAAGACTTACCAAAGAAGAATGACGTATCGCCTGTTCTTCGTATTCTGAGTCTTGGACATTCACTACTTGCCTTTGTAAATGGACAATTCATTG GATCTAATCATGGAAGCCATGAAGAGAAAGGTTTTGAATTCCAGAAACCTGTAAGTTTCAAGGTTGGAGTTAACCAAATAGCTATCTTGGGTTGCTTAGTAGGATTACCC GATAGTGGAGCATACATGGAACACAGGTATGCCGGACCGAAGACTATCACCATCCTTGGTTTGAATTCCGGAAAAATTGATCTCACTATTAATGGTTGGGGAACACAG ATTGGTCTCAAAGGTGAGAAACTTAGCATTTTCACTGAGGAGGGATCAAAGAAAGTAGAATGGAAAGATTTAAAGGGACCTCCATCAACTCTCTCTTGGTACAAG ACAAATTTTGACACTCCGGAGGGAAGGGAACCAGTTGCTATCGGAATGGATGGTATGGGAAAAGGAATGGTTTGGATCAATGGCCAAAGCATTGGTCGTCACTGGTTGAGCTACCTCTCTCCTCTTGGAAAGCCTACTCAGTCAGA GTACCACATTCCAAGATCTTTCCTTAAACCAAGAGGCAACAACTTGCTTGTTATATTGGAGGAAGAGGCAGTAATTCCAGATAAGGTTGCCATCCTAAATGTGAACAGAGATACAGTATGTAGTATAATCACAGAGAATCACCCTCCCAATATTAAGGAATTCTCAAGTAAGAAAAAAGAACTTAAACCTACTTCGGCGAATCTGATTCCAGAAGCTATAATCAAGTGCCCAAACAAAAAAACCATTTTGGCTGTTGAGTTTGCAAGTTTTGGTGATCCTACTGGTTTCTGTGGAGGCTTTATTATGGGAAAATGCCATGCACCTGCCACCAAGAAGATTGTTGAACAG CAATGCTTAGGAAAAGAAGGTTGTGCTGTTCCAATGACCAAAGCAAGCTTCACCGGTGGTAATGATGGATGCCCAGATGTGATGAAGACACTTGCAATACAAGTTAAGTGTGGCTACAAGAATTAG